The genomic DNA AAGCCGGCGCCCCAGTTCTCGGCGCGCCACTGCCGCTTGGCCTCTTCAATGCGCTCTCTGGAGGAGGCGACGAAGTTCCACCAGATGTATCGGGGCCCGCCCAGCGTTGCCCCGCCGAGCATCATCAGCCGGGCACCGGCCTCCCCTGCTGCCACGGTGATCGCATCACCGGGCCGGAACACCATCATCTGCCCCGCCTCAAAGCACTGCCCGGCAATGGTCAAGGAGCCTGCAACCACATAGATACCCCGGTCCTCATGCTCATCCGGCAGTGGAAACCGAGCCCCCGGCTGCAATTGCACATCACCGTAGAAGGCCTCTGAATACAGCGTCGCGGGGGCACGTTCGCCGTAGGCGTTGCCGAGGAGCAACTGCACGTGCACCCCATCGCTCTCGATCACCGGCAACTCCGTGCGGTCGTGGTGCTCGAACAGCGGTATCGTCTCCTCATGATCATCGGGCAAGGCCACCCAGGTCTGAATACCGAAGAGGTCGCTTACGCCCTGTCGCGCTGCCGACGAGGTGCGTTCGGAGTGGGTGACACCGCGTCCAGCGACCATCCAGTTCAGCGCCCCCGGGTAGATGACCTGGTCCGTTCCCAGACTGTCGCGATGGTGCAGGTCGCCGCTGTAGAGATAGGTGACGGTGCCGAGGCCGATGTGGGGATGGGGCCGGACATCGATGCCCTGGCCGGTCAGAAACTCCGCAGGGCCCATCTGATCGAAGAAGATGAACGGGCCGACCATCTGTCGCTTCGGCGCCGGCAGTGCGCGGCGCACCTCAAAGCCGCCAAGATCCCGCGCCCGCGGGACGATCAAGGTTTCAATGGCGTCCACGCCGATCTCGTCCGGGCAACCGGGCGCCAGTGCTGGATTCCAACTCATACGTAACTCCTCCGGTGAACAGCGTGACTCCTCCGGGGAACGGCGTGACTCCTCCAGGGAACGGCGCGGCCGCAGCGGCCCGCTCCCACCGTCACTGCGAGGAGGCGCAGCCGACGTGGCAGTCCATGCCGGCGTGTGGATCGCCACGGGCCTCCGGCCCTCGCGACGACGGGGAAGGCACAACGACCTTCGCGACAACGGGAAGGCGCAACGGCCCTCCCCGGTCGGGGTGCCTGTCACCCGATGCACAGGTCGAGGCGTCCATCACCCGATGCACTAAGTCTAGCTGGCCCTGGCTGATGGACAGCCCTGCCAACCCCATGCGGGATACGCCAGAGAAACCCGCCCCAACCATGCGGTCACGGATCAGGGCGGGACAGCACTACGGCGACTTGTTGGCGATCAGCCGGCCGCGGCGAAAATCATCCAGTGCACGCTGGATCTCGTGCTGGTAATTCATGACAAACGGGCCGTAGCCGGCTACCGGCTCTTCGATCGGCTCACCGCTTAGCACCAGCAGCCGGGCGTGGTTATTCGCCGCCAGCACTACCCTGCCGCCGTCGCGTTCGAGAATCACCAGATCAGCGTCGCGGGCGATGGCGGCGTCATTCACCTGAACCGTGCCCTCCAGCACCACCACGGCGGCGGGCCAGCCCTCCGGCAGGGTCAAGGCCGTCTGGCCGTCACGGTCAAGCCGCACGTCCCATACCTGCATGGGCGTGTGGGTCCGGGCGGGGCCGGTATGCC from Alkalispirillum mobile includes the following:
- a CDS encoding pirin family protein, whose amino-acid sequence is MSWNPALAPGCPDEIGVDAIETLIVPRARDLGGFEVRRALPAPKRQMVGPFIFFDQMGPAEFLTGQGIDVRPHPHIGLGTVTYLYSGDLHHRDSLGTDQVIYPGALNWMVAGRGVTHSERTSSAARQGVSDLFGIQTWVALPDDHEETIPLFEHHDRTELPVIESDGVHVQLLLGNAYGERAPATLYSEAFYGDVQLQPGARFPLPDEHEDRGIYVVAGSLTIAGQCFEAGQMMVFRPGDAITVAAGEAGARLMMLGGATLGGPRYIWWNFVASSRERIEEAKRQWRAENWGAGLFDLPPGDRKEHIPLPD